A genome region from Candidatus Zixiibacteriota bacterium includes the following:
- a CDS encoding rhomboid family intramembrane serine protease: MSQYQSYDPGGPRGGIRIGPGTISPFIKWMLIANVSVLVLQLATSGRMELLFGLTPSGFWAQFPALVHQIVTYMFLHLPSFPFFHLLFNMLSLWMFGTEIELSWGAKSFARFYFLAGIMGALLTLAVLPGSEGPVIGASGAIYGILVAYWLMFPDRQIYFFPLPIALKVKWAIPGFMLLGLLFGGRGVAHLAHLGGALFGLAFLKMDWRWLALGKRIKSLRYKRKLAKLERNRQRAEDVMKRVDAILDKINEVGIQNLSSDERQFLEEASSELSRKNHHSGRNNR, from the coding sequence ATGAGCCAGTATCAATCATATGATCCGGGCGGCCCGCGAGGCGGCATTCGGATCGGGCCGGGGACTATCTCGCCGTTCATCAAGTGGATGCTGATTGCCAATGTCAGCGTCCTCGTGCTTCAGTTGGCCACAAGTGGCCGCATGGAGCTGCTGTTCGGTCTGACTCCGTCCGGTTTCTGGGCTCAGTTCCCCGCCCTGGTTCATCAGATCGTCACTTACATGTTTCTGCATCTGCCGTCGTTTCCGTTCTTCCATTTACTCTTCAATATGTTGTCGCTGTGGATGTTCGGGACGGAGATCGAACTTTCCTGGGGGGCAAAGTCGTTCGCCCGATTTTACTTCCTGGCCGGGATCATGGGGGCGCTGTTGACTTTGGCCGTGCTGCCCGGCAGCGAGGGGCCGGTGATTGGAGCGTCGGGGGCCATATATGGAATCCTGGTGGCGTACTGGCTGATGTTTCCTGATCGCCAGATATACTTCTTCCCGCTTCCGATCGCCCTCAAGGTCAAGTGGGCGATCCCCGGGTTCATGCTGCTCGGATTGCTCTTTGGGGGCAGGGGAGTGGCCCATTTGGCGCACCTGGGCGGGGCCTTGTTTGGGCTGGCTTTCCTGAAGATGGACTGGCGCTGGCTGGCTCTGGGCAAGCGGATTAAAAGCTTGCGGTACAAGAGGAAACTGGCTAAGCTGGAACGCAATCGCCAGCGCGCCGAAGACGTCATGAAACGTGTTGACGCGATTCTGGACAAGATCAACGAAGTCGGCATCCAGAATCTCTCTTCGGACGAACGTCAGTTTTTAGAGGAAGCGTCGAGCGAACTCTCTCGGAAGAACCACCATTCCGGTCGAAATAATCGGTAG
- a CDS encoding secondary thiamine-phosphate synthase enzyme YjbQ translates to MIYSFTVKTSRREEMIDVTNLLMQALRQAGADDGIAVCFVPHTTAGITINENADPDVRRDILHKLGKEIPREDGYHHGEGNSDAHIKASLLGSSVQVLIEKGRPVLGQWQGVFFCEFDGPRTRQLIIKVAGFA, encoded by the coding sequence GTGATTTACTCCTTCACGGTGAAAACTTCTCGACGGGAAGAGATGATTGATGTAACCAATCTTCTCATGCAGGCCCTGAGGCAGGCGGGTGCTGATGACGGCATAGCCGTTTGTTTTGTCCCTCACACGACAGCCGGAATAACTATCAACGAAAATGCCGATCCGGATGTCCGCCGCGACATTCTTCACAAACTTGGCAAGGAGATTCCGCGCGAGGACGGGTATCATCATGGCGAGGGGAATTCGGACGCCCACATCAAAGCGTCACTTCTGGGAAGCTCCGTGCAGGTGCTTATCGAAAAGGGGCGCCCAGTACTCGGCCAGTGGCAGGGGGTTTTCTTCTGCGAGTTCGACGGTCCAAGGACGCGCCAACTCATCATCAAGGTCGCCGGGTTTGCTTAA
- a CDS encoding RodZ domain-containing protein → MSETYVKFGTLLRLERERRGIKLEAVSGDLKIPIETLLRVEDGDVDSLPGELYFRLFAKSYAELLGIDFTRTIEAIREELGESLEPAAPENTAVRNPKRAPETVSQSASSEPQARKPGRIGVVLAIIFVIGLAVGAAIYFLWLKKAIAETSPVEPILENTTDISPTFEYESTRDTAPYVSGDTMVLVLYARVGSWASVLADGDTLLSQMLTPDREYRGRASEQFIVSLGKPTLVDVTLDGRPAQLADPETGQVSQVVIDKQNRELFYAPIDSVDSVRLR, encoded by the coding sequence ATGAGTGAAACATACGTCAAGTTTGGAACCCTGCTCAGACTCGAGCGGGAACGTCGGGGCATAAAGCTGGAGGCGGTTTCGGGCGATCTGAAGATTCCTATTGAGACGCTCCTGCGGGTGGAAGACGGCGACGTGGACTCGTTACCGGGAGAGCTGTACTTCCGACTGTTCGCAAAGTCTTACGCGGAGCTTCTCGGCATAGACTTCACCAGAACCATTGAGGCCATTCGCGAGGAGCTGGGTGAATCCCTGGAGCCGGCCGCGCCCGAAAACACCGCAGTCCGCAACCCAAAACGCGCACCTGAAACGGTGTCGCAATCAGCATCGAGTGAGCCGCAAGCAAGAAAGCCAGGGAGAATCGGGGTGGTGCTGGCGATTATATTCGTGATCGGCTTGGCGGTCGGCGCGGCAATCTACTTCCTGTGGCTCAAAAAAGCGATAGCCGAAACGAGCCCGGTTGAACCGATTCTCGAGAATACGACGGACATATCGCCGACCTTCGAATACGAGAGCACCAGGGATACCGCACCGTACGTATCCGGAGATACGATGGTTCTCGTTCTCTATGCGCGCGTGGGAAGTTGGGCCTCGGTGCTCGCCGACGGAGACACGCTGCTTTCGCAGATGCTCACACCCGACAGAGAATACCGGGGACGGGCGTCGGAGCAGTTCATTGTATCTCTGGGCAAGCCGACGCTGGTGGATGTCACTCTCGATGGCCGACCGGCGCAGCTCGCCGACCCGGAGACCGGGCAGGTCTCACAGGTTGTGATCGATAAACAAAACCGCGAACTCTTTTATGCCCCGATCGACTCCGTTGACAGCGTGAGGCTACGGTGA
- a CDS encoding Maf family protein — MTVDALTALAERRQLVLGSRSPRRIQLLSEMGVRFRQATAEIDETVWPGEDPFDHAVRLAEEKAIVVASQSNLEDIVIGGDTIVVLDGVILGKPESRDEAVRTLQLLAGKRHTVCTALALAERQGLICSGDERTEVYFNAVTLPEIERYVDSGEPMDKAGAYGIQGMGGFLVDRIEGNLDNVVGLPRTLLFCLARDALLLL, encoded by the coding sequence ATGACGGTTGACGCTCTCACAGCCCTCGCCGAACGTCGTCAGCTGGTGCTCGGCTCCCGCTCTCCGAGGCGGATTCAGCTTCTCAGCGAGATGGGAGTCAGGTTTCGCCAGGCAACGGCCGAGATCGACGAGACCGTCTGGCCAGGCGAGGACCCGTTTGACCACGCCGTTCGCCTGGCCGAAGAGAAGGCAATCGTAGTCGCGAGCCAGTCTAATCTCGAGGATATAGTCATTGGTGGAGACACTATTGTAGTTCTGGACGGGGTCATCCTCGGCAAACCGGAGAGTCGTGACGAGGCGGTGCGCACCCTGCAGCTTCTGGCCGGCAAGCGCCACACGGTCTGCACCGCCCTCGCGCTGGCGGAACGTCAGGGGTTGATCTGTTCCGGGGATGAGCGTACTGAGGTGTACTTCAACGCGGTCACGCTGCCAGAGATAGAGCGCTACGTGGACAGCGGAGAACCGATGGACAAGGCCGGCGCCTACGGGATTCAGGGCATGGGGGGTTTTTTGGTTGACAGGATAGAGGGCAATCTTGATAATGTTGTCGGCCTGCCTCGGACATTGCTTTTTTGTTTGGCGCGGGATGCGTTGCTGTTGCTATAA
- the smc gene encoding chromosome segregation protein SMC, giving the protein MYLRQIELLGFKSFPTKTTVKFATGVTSIVGPNGCGKTNVLDALRWVLGEQKPTLLRGGKMEEVIFNGTAELKPLGMAEVTLTIVNNSGILPTEYHELQITRRLFRSGESEYLINKVPCRLKDIIDMFVDTGLGAHSYSVIQQHMIDSVISDKAEERRFLFEEAAGITKYKQRRKAALRKLEATENDFLRLKDIYAEVKTRVNALYRQHKKAERYKKLEERIRSWELYLGASRLRQLQQEKRELQSEYDSLTDQKTSRGAVLDLAAGQLESDRRDQVDIEQRLNAIGNEIYTVSEEAHRVEREISVLNEKKANAALTITKGRSDLQSFDTRTEELHRELAETEARLATARQQLQARNDELTRAQAKQAEVDQTLLAARTAQEVENRKLLELEGRLSSGVTEESALREQTDELTAMAAQLEQAIAANNPRQKEMIEQTERLREDLTEMVRTRADTETRRKEVVAAIEECMEQGEGLSLQLSDFKASLEACEARRLLLEDMMLHYEGYESGVVTTMSARDRWPDLVGTVADKFVPREGMETVLQAALGEMARYLICRDRVQAESIIAYLRSQGKGRVGILVPLSGTITPGVRRPEMEMPGVIGWLDTLVTTEESLRTLKEAVLSRMIVFGPGADVDAILERLPYGFGAVSTEGVLYQKNLISGGSDDVFSLFRRRERIAEQDREIALIQQKIDAVANEKNRSTARLGALRAESEQLNSRLEDMVQEIEEQQRQLNEAEFAGRTLMTELERLNREKHALAARIVNMRGRQQSLGLDAHGLAGEKTTLLAEIEQATLRLRDLEQQAVEANAEVSRLQVEAIEARSRVEQTEHQIVHINQLLAEIEQNRGDCATEVEQARQDIECAEAALGTMEQALKTAFEQRDRLAQVQLDLRARQAEVMNRTAEKEATLKRLRQEREAVADQLHKAEVRLTAVGSAVTALIDRLRAEYDTDISTMLIGRPQEEISDEDAPALISDLREKLKNFGAVNLVALEEYEVTAEREKFLSAQLNDLTIAKNDLRSTITKINKTARDLFTTTFDKVQENFSKLFVELFAGGEARITLVNPEDPLESDIEITARPGGKKLLPITMLSGGERALTAISLLFSLYLVKPSPFCILDEIDAPLDDANCQRFLKIIKHFSLQTQFIVITHNKITMEASDNLYGITMERPGVSKLVAVKFARQDDGSDELVTVEAAAEPASETADQEPLPEAILERITPAVTIKPDGDA; this is encoded by the coding sequence GTGTATCTCAGGCAAATCGAGCTGCTCGGTTTCAAGTCCTTTCCCACCAAGACGACTGTCAAGTTTGCCACCGGGGTGACGTCAATTGTCGGCCCCAACGGATGCGGTAAGACGAACGTGCTCGACGCCCTCCGTTGGGTCCTGGGTGAGCAAAAGCCGACCCTCCTGCGCGGCGGCAAGATGGAAGAAGTGATCTTCAACGGCACCGCCGAACTCAAGCCGCTCGGCATGGCTGAAGTCACCCTCACGATCGTAAACAACAGCGGAATCCTGCCGACCGAGTATCACGAGTTGCAGATTACGCGGCGCCTGTTTCGGAGTGGCGAATCCGAGTACCTGATTAATAAAGTGCCCTGCCGCCTCAAAGACATTATCGATATGTTTGTCGATACCGGTCTCGGCGCGCACTCCTATTCGGTCATTCAGCAGCACATGATCGATTCAGTGATTTCGGACAAGGCCGAGGAACGGCGCTTTCTGTTCGAGGAAGCAGCCGGAATCACCAAGTACAAACAACGCCGCAAGGCCGCCCTGCGCAAACTCGAAGCCACAGAAAACGACTTCCTGCGACTGAAAGACATCTACGCGGAGGTCAAGACTCGTGTCAACGCGCTCTACCGCCAGCACAAGAAAGCCGAGCGATACAAGAAGCTCGAAGAGCGCATTCGCTCGTGGGAATTGTATCTGGGGGCGAGCCGTCTGCGGCAATTGCAGCAGGAAAAGCGTGAACTACAATCGGAGTACGACTCGCTTACCGATCAGAAGACCAGCCGTGGTGCGGTCCTGGATCTGGCAGCCGGTCAGTTGGAGAGCGACCGCCGAGACCAGGTTGATATCGAGCAACGGCTGAACGCTATCGGTAACGAGATCTACACCGTCTCGGAAGAAGCCCACCGCGTGGAGCGGGAGATTTCGGTCCTGAACGAAAAGAAGGCCAACGCTGCCCTGACGATCACTAAAGGACGATCCGATCTCCAGAGTTTCGACACCCGCACCGAGGAGCTTCACCGTGAACTTGCCGAGACCGAAGCCCGGCTCGCCACCGCCCGACAGCAGTTGCAGGCTCGCAATGACGAACTGACTAGAGCTCAGGCAAAACAAGCGGAAGTCGATCAGACGCTCCTGGCGGCCCGAACCGCACAGGAGGTCGAAAACAGAAAGCTGCTCGAACTGGAAGGGCGGCTGTCGTCGGGAGTGACCGAGGAAAGCGCTCTCCGCGAACAGACCGATGAGCTGACGGCCATGGCCGCGCAGCTCGAGCAGGCTATCGCCGCCAACAATCCGCGCCAGAAAGAGATGATTGAGCAAACCGAAAGGTTGCGCGAGGACCTGACGGAGATGGTTCGCACGCGCGCCGACACAGAAACTCGCCGCAAGGAAGTTGTGGCGGCGATCGAGGAGTGCATGGAGCAGGGCGAGGGCTTGTCGCTGCAGCTATCCGATTTCAAGGCGTCTCTGGAAGCGTGTGAGGCGCGCCGCCTCCTTCTCGAAGACATGATGCTGCACTATGAGGGTTATGAGTCCGGCGTGGTTACCACCATGAGCGCGCGGGATCGCTGGCCCGATCTGGTGGGCACGGTCGCAGACAAATTCGTGCCTCGAGAGGGCATGGAGACCGTGCTGCAGGCCGCCCTGGGCGAAATGGCCCGCTACCTGATCTGCCGGGACCGTGTCCAGGCCGAGAGCATCATCGCCTACCTGCGCTCCCAGGGTAAGGGACGGGTGGGCATTCTTGTTCCTCTGAGCGGCACGATAACCCCGGGTGTCAGGCGTCCTGAGATGGAAATGCCCGGCGTAATCGGCTGGCTCGATACTCTGGTGACGACCGAAGAGTCCCTGCGCACCCTCAAGGAAGCGGTGCTCTCGCGCATGATCGTGTTTGGTCCCGGCGCGGACGTGGACGCCATTCTCGAGCGTCTCCCCTACGGTTTCGGGGCGGTGTCCACCGAGGGAGTGCTTTATCAGAAGAACCTGATATCAGGCGGCTCCGATGATGTCTTCTCGCTGTTTCGCCGCAGGGAACGGATCGCCGAGCAGGATCGGGAGATCGCCCTCATTCAGCAGAAGATCGATGCTGTCGCCAACGAGAAGAACCGCAGTACCGCCAGGCTGGGCGCGCTCCGGGCCGAGTCGGAACAGCTCAATTCGCGGCTCGAGGATATGGTTCAGGAAATCGAGGAACAGCAGCGGCAGTTAAACGAAGCTGAATTTGCCGGCCGCACGCTGATGACAGAACTGGAGCGGCTGAATCGTGAGAAGCATGCTCTCGCCGCGCGAATTGTAAACATGCGGGGCCGACAGCAGTCCCTGGGTCTTGATGCCCACGGACTAGCCGGCGAGAAGACCACTCTTCTTGCCGAGATCGAACAGGCCACATTACGGCTGCGCGATCTGGAACAGCAGGCCGTTGAAGCCAACGCCGAGGTGTCACGCCTGCAGGTGGAGGCAATCGAGGCCCGCAGCCGGGTCGAGCAGACCGAGCACCAGATCGTCCATATCAATCAGTTGCTCGCCGAGATCGAGCAGAATCGGGGCGACTGCGCGACAGAAGTCGAGCAGGCCCGGCAGGACATCGAATGCGCTGAAGCCGCTCTGGGCACGATGGAGCAGGCGCTCAAAACGGCTTTCGAGCAGCGCGACCGCCTGGCGCAGGTGCAGCTCGATCTTCGCGCTCGCCAGGCCGAGGTAATGAATCGTACCGCGGAAAAAGAAGCCACGCTGAAGAGGTTGCGCCAGGAGCGGGAGGCTGTCGCGGACCAACTGCACAAAGCAGAGGTGCGCCTGACCGCGGTAGGCTCTGCGGTGACGGCGCTAATTGATCGCCTTCGCGCGGAATACGACACTGATATCTCAACCATGCTGATCGGCCGTCCGCAGGAGGAAATAAGCGACGAGGACGCGCCGGCGCTGATTTCCGATCTGAGAGAAAAGCTCAAGAACTTCGGCGCGGTCAATCTTGTCGCCCTTGAAGAGTACGAGGTGACCGCCGAGCGAGAGAAGTTCCTCTCGGCACAGCTAAACGATCTCACGATTGCCAAGAACGACCTGCGCTCGACCATCACAAAGATCAACAAGACGGCGCGCGATCTCTTTACGACGACATTTGACAAAGTGCAGGAGAATTTCAGCAAACTGTTCGTGGAGCTGTTTGCCGGCGGCGAGGCGCGAATCACGCTGGTGAATCCGGAAGACCCGCTGGAGTCCGATATCGAAATCACCGCCCGACCCGGCGGCAAGAAGCTCCTGCCCATCACCATGCTCTCCGGCGGCGAACGCGCCCTGACCGCGATATCGCTGCTGTTCTCGCTCTATCTCGTGAAGCCGTCGCCGTTTTGCATCCTGGACGAGATCGATGCCCCGCTGGACGATGCCAACTGCCAGCGCTTCTTGAAAATCATCAAGCATTTCTCCCTGCAGACGCAGTTCATTGTGATCACACATAACAAGATCACTATGGAAGCATCGGACAACCTCTACGGCATCACCATGGAACGGCCAGGCGTATCCAAGCTGGTGGCGGTCAAGTTTGCGCGGCAGGATGACGGCAGCGATGAACTGGTCACCGTTGAGGCTGCCGCCGAACCAGCGTCTGAAACTGCCGACCAGGAGCCGCTGCCCGAAGCGATTCTCGAGCGGATCACACCCGCCGTGACCATCAAGCCGGACGGCGACGCCTGA
- the dtd gene encoding D-aminoacyl-tRNA deacylase, translating to MPRSIFTPFRRTTVRLVLQRTSRVEVWIDGKRHSSTSMGLLILFGTRSGDKVESCGVLADKAINLRIFEGPDGKMNLSALDIGAEIMVVSQFTLYADCRKGRRPGFSDAMEPAEAERLYNRFVELVAGNGLVTRTGVFGAKMDIKFTNMGPVTILLEHDG from the coding sequence GTGCCGCGGAGTATATTTACGCCCTTCAGGAGAACGACCGTGCGATTGGTGCTACAGAGAACCTCTAGAGTAGAAGTGTGGATCGATGGTAAGCGCCATAGTTCGACAAGTATGGGTTTGCTCATACTGTTCGGAACCAGGAGCGGTGACAAAGTCGAATCGTGCGGCGTGCTTGCCGACAAGGCGATCAACCTGCGCATCTTCGAGGGCCCCGACGGCAAGATGAACCTGTCCGCGCTCGATATCGGCGCCGAGATCATGGTTGTCTCGCAGTTTACTCTGTACGCTGATTGTCGCAAAGGTCGCCGCCCCGGGTTCTCCGACGCCATGGAGCCGGCCGAGGCCGAGCGTCTCTATAATCGATTTGTCGAACTTGTCGCAGGCAACGGCCTGGTCACGCGCACGGGCGTGTTCGGCGCCAAAATGGACATCAAATTCACGAATATGGGGCCGGTTACAATACTGCTTGAACATGACGGTTGA
- the trxA gene encoding thioredoxin: MSKPVNITDDTFEAEVLQADLPVVVDFWATWCGPCKMIAPILEEVATEMDGRVKITKLDVDTNNRTAGKYNIMSIPSLLFFKNGEVVDQVVGALPKAQLVARLEKVLA, encoded by the coding sequence ATGAGCAAGCCAGTTAACATCACCGATGACACTTTCGAGGCCGAGGTCCTTCAGGCCGACCTGCCGGTAGTGGTCGACTTCTGGGCCACCTGGTGCGGCCCGTGCAAAATGATCGCCCCGATTCTCGAGGAAGTGGCCACCGAAATGGATGGCCGGGTGAAGATCACCAAGCTCGACGTTGACACCAATAACAGAACCGCCGGCAAGTATAACATCATGTCGATTCCCTCGCTTTTGTTCTTCAAAAACGGTGAGGTGGTAGATCAGGTTGTCGGTGCGCTGCCCAAGGCGCAACTGGTGGCCCGGCTGGAAAAGGTACTGGCGTAA
- the ftsY gene encoding signal recognition particle-docking protein FtsY produces the protein MFSPFEKLRDSLSRTKDKLFGRISQVVSLRRIDDELIDEIEEILIEADVGVQATTRLIERLRARAREQSATQGEAVIALLKDEIAGILAADWHDLFPSGGGRPMIWLITGVNGVGKTTTIGKLATYFASDNKKVMIAACDTFRAAAIDQISIWAQRAGVEIIRSKEGADPSAVAFDAAAAARARGVDLLLVDTAGRLHTKSNLMEELKKIKRVVGKAAPDARVQSKLIIDGSTGQNALSQVRIFSEAVGCDGLIITKLDGTAKGGVVIAIAEELKVPVDFIGIGETVDDLQRFDPRQFAEALFQ, from the coding sequence ATGTTCAGCCCTTTCGAAAAGCTGCGCGATTCTCTTTCCCGCACAAAGGACAAGTTGTTCGGGAGAATTTCACAGGTCGTATCGCTTCGTCGAATCGACGATGAGTTGATAGATGAAATCGAGGAGATACTAATCGAGGCGGATGTCGGCGTGCAGGCAACTACACGGCTGATCGAACGCCTGCGCGCACGGGCGCGCGAGCAGAGCGCCACCCAGGGCGAAGCGGTTATCGCCCTTCTTAAGGATGAGATCGCTGGTATACTTGCCGCGGACTGGCATGATCTATTCCCCTCCGGCGGCGGCAGGCCCATGATCTGGCTCATTACCGGAGTGAACGGTGTCGGCAAGACCACCACGATCGGCAAGCTGGCCACCTATTTCGCGTCCGACAATAAGAAAGTCATGATAGCCGCGTGTGATACGTTTCGAGCCGCCGCCATAGATCAGATCAGTATCTGGGCGCAGCGAGCCGGGGTCGAGATCATCCGCTCGAAAGAAGGCGCCGATCCGTCGGCGGTGGCGTTCGACGCTGCCGCGGCGGCCCGTGCGCGCGGAGTTGATCTCCTGTTAGTGGATACAGCCGGGCGGCTGCATACCAAATCGAATCTCATGGAAGAACTGAAGAAGATCAAGCGTGTGGTCGGTAAAGCTGCGCCGGACGCCAGGGTGCAGAGCAAACTGATCATCGACGGCAGCACCGGCCAGAACGCCCTCTCGCAGGTGCGGATCTTCTCCGAGGCGGTCGGCTGCGATGGACTGATAATAACCAAACTCGACGGCACCGCCAAGGGGGGTGTAGTCATTGCCATCGCCGAGGAACTGAAAGTTCCGGTGGACTTCATCGGCATTGGCGAGACCGTCGATGACCTTCAACGGTTCGACCCCCGCCAGTTCGCCGAGGCCTTGTTCCAGTGA
- a CDS encoding S8 family serine peptidase: protein MKTKWACRATIVLVTLTTSARAQFYHGVDGPVAVRIDSTRVSVEPYDGFSTQDLEEAVASLERIIGVLEEEAPSGFVVLSISNGAGLDQFLDTLQAVPGVELVEPYYRSETGMPLMVGNRFIAAFSESVSGSAIDSICDAFSVEIDHEIDGMPKVFLLRNTRASGLRMLNLANAYHELDQTLYSHPDFRAYIETTSYMLYDYYHNYQPQTKKVIGQFNSASVWDFAGIATPVTVALLDDGVDEHEDLPVSRILPGYDVGGALDIDYDHDYDPRPGQTVSHGMSTAGIVGASHTTESAGGAIPSSGVISIDPHVKILPIKIFNDEGNSIGVYVSDLVAAFTYSWTHGADILSNSWTYSDPAKAPEPALNHAIERATLFGRGGRGCPVIFASGNTTLLYPNPNGVGYPAKLSYCFAIGAIGLDDYRRAYSRYGPELDMVAPSDDASNPVWALDQMGVWGKNSIYFWDCPPAANDVDYNCHFGGTSAACPLASGTAALLLSKDPTLSAQAVYYILRNSADTSLAWGNITPGNWEYGYGRLDAFRAVLSLARGDANNDGSVTVGDVTFLIDFLFISGQNPPWPDLLLGDANCNGDVSVGDVSLLIDHLFVTSEPLPLPCFAYND from the coding sequence ATGAAAACGAAATGGGCGTGTAGGGCTACTATTGTGCTCGTGACGCTCACTACATCAGCGCGGGCGCAGTTCTACCACGGAGTAGATGGACCTGTAGCCGTAAGGATTGACTCGACTCGTGTTTCCGTAGAGCCTTACGACGGCTTCAGTACGCAGGACTTAGAAGAAGCGGTGGCATCGCTGGAGCGCATAATCGGAGTGCTTGAGGAAGAGGCGCCAAGCGGATTTGTAGTGCTGTCAATCTCGAATGGAGCCGGGCTTGATCAGTTCCTGGACACTCTCCAGGCTGTGCCCGGAGTCGAACTTGTTGAGCCGTACTATCGCAGCGAAACTGGCATGCCATTGATGGTGGGAAACCGATTCATTGCGGCGTTCAGTGAAAGTGTCAGTGGATCGGCCATCGACAGTATTTGCGATGCATTCAGTGTTGAGATCGACCATGAGATTGACGGCATGCCGAAAGTGTTCCTGCTGAGAAACACAAGGGCATCGGGCTTACGAATGTTGAATCTGGCGAACGCATACCATGAACTGGATCAAACTCTTTACTCACATCCTGACTTTAGGGCGTATATCGAAACGACCTCGTACATGTTGTACGACTACTACCACAACTATCAGCCGCAAACCAAGAAGGTGATAGGGCAATTCAACAGTGCTTCGGTATGGGATTTTGCTGGTATCGCGACTCCAGTGACAGTAGCGCTTTTGGATGATGGGGTTGATGAGCACGAGGATCTTCCGGTCTCTCGCATTCTGCCGGGCTACGATGTAGGCGGAGCCCTCGACATTGATTATGATCACGATTATGATCCGCGACCGGGACAAACCGTCTCACATGGGATGTCAACTGCGGGCATTGTGGGTGCTTCTCACACAACTGAAAGCGCGGGCGGAGCCATTCCTTCAAGCGGGGTTATTTCGATCGATCCTCACGTCAAGATCCTACCCATCAAGATTTTCAACGACGAAGGGAATAGTATTGGAGTTTATGTGAGTGACCTGGTGGCAGCATTCACTTACTCTTGGACTCATGGGGCCGATATACTCTCGAACAGCTGGACGTATTCTGACCCCGCAAAAGCTCCTGAGCCTGCTCTGAATCACGCAATCGAGCGAGCCACCCTTTTCGGCCGCGGAGGGCGTGGTTGTCCGGTCATATTCGCTTCAGGGAACACGACCCTACTTTATCCAAATCCCAACGGAGTAGGTTACCCGGCGAAGTTGTCCTATTGCTTTGCTATTGGTGCAATTGGTCTGGATGACTATCGCCGGGCTTACAGCCGGTATGGTCCGGAGCTGGACATGGTAGCACCCAGCGATGACGCCTCAAACCCGGTTTGGGCGCTGGATCAAATGGGTGTGTGGGGAAAGAATTCGATATACTTTTGGGATTGCCCACCAGCAGCGAACGACGTGGACTACAATTGCCATTTCGGAGGAACTTCGGCCGCCTGCCCGCTTGCTTCAGGAACAGCCGCGCTGTTGCTGTCAAAGGATCCCACGTTGAGCGCCCAGGCGGTGTATTACATCCTCCGCAACTCTGCCGATACAAGCCTCGCCTGGGGTAACATCACACCGGGGAACTGGGAGTATGGATACGGTCGTCTGGATGCCTTCCGGGCGGTTCTGTCGCTTGCCCGGGGTGACGCCAATAATGACGGTTCAGTGACGGTAGGCGATGTCACCTTTCTGATCGACTTTCTATTTATCTCCGGTCAGAATCCGCCCTGGCCAGATCTACTACTGGGTGATGCGAACTGCAATGGTGATGTATCAGTCGGTGACGTTAGTTTGCTAATCGATCATCTGTTTGTCACCAGCGAACCACTTCCGCTCCCTTGTTTTGCCTATAACGATTGA